The Camelus bactrianus isolate YW-2024 breed Bactrian camel chromosome 12, ASM4877302v1, whole genome shotgun sequence genome includes a window with the following:
- the SPMIP11 gene encoding sperm microtubule inner protein 11 encodes MGEMEYLREKVDQKESVPTRLPPIISEDGNYSVHQNSHTRYHEAVRKVSLKTFPNQVFRVPLTDAQNFSFWWSHSPGVHPEEAMTWIRSPRHCLIKSPMTRFMDHSILNDRNFSPY; translated from the exons ATGGGGGAGATGGAATACTTGAGAGAGAAAGTAG ACCAGAAGGAATCAGTGCCCACGAGGCTTCCCCCTATTATCTCAGAAGATGGGAATTATTCTGTGCACCAGAATAGCCACACAAGGTACCACGAAGCTGTACGGAAGGTGTCGTTAAAGACAT TCCCCAACCAGGTCTTCAGAGTCCCTCTGACTGATGCTCAGAACTTCAGCTTCTGGTGGTCCCACAGTCCAGGAGTGCACCCAGAGGAAGCCATGACGTGGATCCGGAGCCCCCGCCACTGCCTCATTAAAAGCCCAATGACCAG GTTTATGGATCACTCCATTCTCAACGACAGAAACTTCAGTCCGTATTGA